Proteins from one Malaya genurostris strain Urasoe2022 chromosome 2, Malgen_1.1, whole genome shotgun sequence genomic window:
- the LOC131431348 gene encoding very-long-chain (3R)-3-hydroxyacyl-CoA dehydratase 2 has product MAPKEPSPLAKLYLILYNGVQVLGWSYMLYQLVAYYTFDNGNGKPLWDYLGTTVIIFQNAAVLEIVHAATRIVPSNPVITTFQVLSRVMVVCGVVLATPTGKSSPGLPLALLAWSITEIIRYGYYALNLVNAVPQVLIFLRYTTFIALYPIGVTGELLCFYWAQSYVRESKQWSIEMPNSYNFTFSYFYFLWLVMLLYIPLFPQMYLHMFAQRRKILGGGSQPAGSKQKTK; this is encoded by the exons ATGGCTCCGAAAGAACCATCGCCGTTAGCCAAACTCTACCTCATTCTGTATAACGGTGTTCAGGTTTTAGG ATGGTCCTACATGCTGTACCAGCTCGTGGCTTACTACACATTCGACAATGGCAACGGAAAACCACTGTGGGATTACCTAGGAACTACTGTAATTATTTTCCAAAACGCAGCCGTCCTTGAG ATAGTACACGCAGCTACGCGTATTGTGCCGAGCAACCCGGTCATCACCACCTTTCAGGTTCTCTCCCGGGTGATGGTGGTGTGCGGTGTCGTATTGGCGACTCCAACGGGAAAATCTTCTCCCGGACTTCCGCTGGCCCTACTGGCGTGGTCAATCACGGAAATCATCCGTTACGGATACTATGCTCTCAACCTGGTAAACGCGGTACCGCAGGTTCTGATTTTCCTTCGGTACACCACCTTCATCGCCCTCTACCCGATCGGAGTGACGGGCGAGCTGCTGTGCTTCTACTGGGCCCAGAGTTACGTTCGCGAATCGAAACAGTGGAGCATCGAGATGCCCAATTCGTACAACTTTACCTTCTCGTACTTCTACTTCCTGTGGCTGGTTATGCTGTTGTACATTCCGCTGTTCCCGCAGATGTATCTGCATATGTTCGCCCAGAGGAGGAAAATCTTGGGCGGTGGCAGTCAACCAGCTGGTAGCAAAcagaaaactaaataa